In the Arthrobacter sp. CDRTa11 genome, CCTTCGCGCGAACGAACACTTGAGGCCCCGCGAGACGGGGCCTCAAGTGTTCGTTCGCGCCGGCTCAGAGGCCGAGGTGCGGGACGGGCAGTCCGAATATGTCCTTGAGTGCATGTTTTGCCGCGAAGAACCCGGGCATTCCGGTGACGCCCGGGCCCGGGGGCGTGGAAGAGGAACAGAGATAGATCCCGCGTAAGGGTGTTCGCCACGGGACGGGGGAAACCACAGGCCGCTGCAGCAATCCGCGCACATCCATGGCGCCGGCGCTAAAGTCGCCGCCAATATAGTTCCTGTTGTACCGGGCAAGTCCAGCGGCCGTTGTCACATGAGTCTGGACCACCACATCGAGGAATCCTGGGGCAAACCTTTCCAACTGGGCCGTGACCGCCTCGCCCATGTCCCGGTCTGATCCGGCCGGCACATGGCAGTACGTCCAAAGGATGTGCCGGCCTGCCGGCGCCCGGCCGCTGTCAAACGGCGAGGGCTGCGCCGCGAGCACGTACGGCCGTTCGGGATGCCTGCCGGACGACACCTCGTTCTCCGCGTGAGCGAGCTCCGCCCGCGTTCCTGCGACGTGCACGGTCCCCGCACCTGCCAGTTCACGGGCTGCCCATGGGACAGGTCCGGACAGGATGAAGTCCACTTTGCAGGAACCGTTGCCATAGCGAAAGGATTCCAGGGATCGCCGGTATGCCGTGGGGAGATCCGCCCCTGCCAGGTTCAGCAGTCCTTGGGGGGCAACGTCCAGGAGAATGGCACGGGGGGCACCAAGGTCCTTGATGTTGTCTACCGGTGTTCCTGTATGGATCGCGCCGCCGTGGGCTTTAATGTCCGCAGCGAGTGCTGCGGCGATGGAGGCTGATCCGCCAACAGGAATCGGCCAGCCCTGAGCATGTGCCAGCGCGGTGAGCATCAGCCCGGCAGCCGAAGCCGCCAGCGACGGAAGGTGCGATACCGCGTGCGCAGCGACCCCGCTGAGCAGCGTGGGCGCGAGGTCCTCCCGAAACCTGGCATTCCACAGCGGCGATCCCTGTTCAAGCGTCCTGAGGCCGAAGAGGACTGCCGCGAGCGGATCCCGGGGCATCCGCAGGAGCTGATGCTGGGTGAAGTCCATGACGCCGCCGATGCGGCTCACGAGCGGGCGCATCAGGTTCCGGTACGCGGCACCGTCCTGCCCCAGTCCGTCAGCCGTCCGGTCCAGGGATCGGTAGGCAAGGGCCGCACGGCCGCCGTCGAGCGGTGATCCAAAGGAAAGATCAGGAACCACCAGATCCACCCGCCGGGCCAGCTCAAAATCCCGGAAGAACGGCGAGGCCAGCGCCATGGGATGAACGGACGAGCAAACATCATGGAAGTGCCCGGGCTGCATCAGTTCTACGGTTCGGGTCCCCCCGCCAAACGTTCCTGCGGCCTCGTAGACCTCAACGGAAAGGCCCGCCCGGGCCATCACTGCGGCGGCGGCCAGCCCGTTGGGGCCGGAACCAACAACGGCCACGTCAGGCATGGCTCCTCGCCCTCCACGGAAGGACAGACTCGGCCGGGCGGCCTACAGCGATCCTCAGCCAGTCGGGAGCGCCGTCAAAAGGACCGCCGTGGGGGTCATCCAGATCATGCCTGCGGATGGGATCGTACGTCGGCTCGTATATGTCCCACACCACCCTGAACATAAGATATGCCGTTGCAAGCATATGGGCCGCTACGGCGAAAACGTAGTAGGGCATGTCTATATTGTGCTGCGACGGGCCGTTGCTGGTCACCTGTCCGAGGTACATCCAGATGGCTGCCCAGTGCAGGCCTTCTATGCCTTGCCAGACCAGGAAATCCCGCCACCGGGGCCTTGCGAGGGCCAGGAGGGGGATCAGCCAGATCACGAACTGCGGTGAGTAGACCTTGTTGGTGAGGATAAAGGCCGCCACGATCAGGAAAGCGAGCTGTGCTATCCGCGGACGCCGCGCGGCCGTCAGTGCTACCACCGCTATCCCGATGCAGGCCAGCACGAAAATATTCAGGGCAAGGGCGTTGATGCTCTCGGCGTCCAGGATCTTCCAGCGGAGCCTCTCCGCCACCAGGTTGTAGGCGAACCAGGGCGAGCTGTAGCCGGCCGGCCGGTCTTCCGTGAACTGGTAAAAGTACCGCCAGCCGGAGGGGTTTATCGCCGCGATGGGAACGTTCACCGCGAGCCAGGACACCAGCGCGGCGCCGCCGGTCACCAGGAACGCCCTGATACGGCCGGTGCGCAGAGCGAGAAGCAGAATCGCACCGAAGATCAGCACTGGATAAAGCTTCGTGGCGGTGCCCAACCCCATCAGGACCCCGGCAATGAGCAGCCGTTCCTTCGAAAAGAAGTACATTCCCAGGGCCAGCATTCCCACAGCCCACATGTCCCAGTTGATGGTCCCGGCGAAGACGATGCCAGGGGCCAGCGCCACCATGGCCGCATCCCAGGGCCGGCGGTTCGACATACGCGCAGTAGCCAGCACCGTGACGATCCAGACAGCGGCAATCAGGGTGGCATTGATGTCGTAATACCCCAGGATGCGGTCATCGCTCACCCCTTGGCCGGGAACCAGAAAGGCTGTTGCTCCGGCGATCAGGCCCATCAGGACCGGGTACTCAAAGAGGCTTCCCTGGCTAAAGAACGGAAAGGTCCCCTCCCCAAGGCCCCGGTTACGGAAGAGTTCTGGAAAGTCGGAGTAGCACGTCGCGTAAAACTGGCTGGGGGACTCCCACCCATTGGCACGGCAATAGCCTTTGATGCCAATGCCCGCCAGCGCGGCGATGACCGTCAGGATGATCAGTACCCGTTCCACGGTGAATATCCCTGGTGAAACAACCCCGGGGGCCGATCGGGTACCCATTGGTCCACCGATCAGCTCGGTGAAGTTCCTCAGCAGCAGATCGCTGCGGCTAGGAACCACCAGCCGGGTGCGTCGTCGGTTCGCCGGCGGTCTGGTCTCCTGCATGCTTTCGAGCTTACCCGGGTGGCTGCCACCCGGGGCGATCGAACCGTTCGCCGGAACCGCACGAAACTCCCGACGCCGGCCTGGCCGGTACAGGACACGGGTACCAAAAGGCGCGCTCACCTGAATGGCAGAAGGAGGCCCGGACTTAAAAGGGGGAGCCCACGCGTTGCCGCGTGGGCTCCTGGCGGATTCCTGCCGATACTGGCCATTAGCTCCTCCTAGGCGAACGAAGAGGGCTGCGGCATCAGTTCAGGCCGCGCATCTGCTGGTGCATCAGTAAGAAGACGTACTCACGGTGTGCGTTCAACAGTTCCGCGTTGAACTCACGGGGTTGTTCACGGATGGGTTTGCGCCGGGAAAACAGTGCCTTCTGGATCTTCTTGATCATGGTGGTTTCACCTCCTTTCGCTGGGTCTGCAGCCTGGTTGACGGGCTGGGAATGTGGTGCAGCAGGTATCGTGGCGGTCATTTGTTTCCTCGGATCTTCAGCGGAATATAATTGGGCACAGCAAATAGAGCCCTTTATAGTCGCGACAATAGAGAACTGAATTTAGGCAAAGAAATGCCCGGTGCTAATTATCGATGTTTCGCAAAGTGCGAAAAGAGGCCCCTGAGGCTATGGCGCGGCAGACCCAACAAGAAGCTGGTTCTGAACTATGGGGTGCTGCGCAACCGCGGGGTTCCGCCTGGATCGTGTGCTGACGGCCAACCACCCTGCTACGGGGGGCTATGAAGGGGCTATTGCTCCACTGATGCGTACATCAGGAGCTATAGGTCCTAAGAGTCAGTTCGTCGATCAAGATGGCGCGCAAAAGCGACAGGGGCCGGGGACGCGGTGATGTTCATCTTCCATCCGCTAGTCAAAGTAATCATTTTCCCAACCTCCTTTTCCGCTAAGCCGTTGCACCAGCTGACTGGCCGCGCAACGTGCGCCGTGACCCCGGCAAGACGCTCTGGGGTCAGAAATAAAATTACACTAGGAGTGCTTCGGTTCGCCACTCAATTCATGAATATTTCAAAAGAATTTTGTAAATAAGGTAATTAGAGTCCCCAGCGGACAATGGCGGGGGTCTTTTTGTCCCAGCCCAGGGTGCAGACTTTTGCTGTTCCCAGAATGAAATGCCTGCCTTCGCTGGGCGGAAGTTCAAGCCAGCGGGCAGTCAGGATTCGGGAGAAATGACCGTGCGCCACAATGAGCACATTATCCAGGCCTGACTCGAGGACCCTGGCCACAATCTTGTCAGCGCGGGCAGCAACCTCGTCCAGGGTTTCCCCGTTGGGCACCCCGTGCGTCCAGATCAGGTAGTCAGGGTTGTCCTTGCGGATCAGGTCAGAGCTGACACCTTCATAGTCGCCATAGTTCCATTCCACGGCGAGGGGTTCGTGCTGGGCGTCGGGGAAGCCCGCCAGTTCAGCAGTGCGCCGGGCCCTGCGCAGGGGCGACGTCAGCACCAGGTCAAAGTCCACCGGGTCCAGGACCTTCCGGGCTTCAACGGCCTGCTGTTCACCCTCCACGGTCAGCGGCAGGTCGGTCAGGCCTGTGTACTGGCCGCTCTTGGACCACTCGGTTTCGCCGTGGCGCAGGATCCAGAGCTGGGGTCGGGGCGCAATCATCGGGATGTTCACTTGGGCTCCTCAGTGGGGGAGAGTTCCACGTTTGCAGGGGACATGCCGGTCTCGGGTGCAGGCGGTGCTGATTCGGGCTGGTCCGCCCACCACTCCAGCAACCTGGATTTTGCATCGTCGGGATCCAGGGGGCCGTTTTCCATCCGTTCCTCGAGCAGGAACTTATAGGCACGGCCCACAACAGGTCCCGGTTTGAGCGCCAGGATGGCCATAATCTGGGCCCCGTCAAGGTCGGGGCGCACAGCATCAAGGGACTCCTGCTCGCGCAGGGTGGCGATCCTGGCTTCGAGGTCGTCGTAGGCAAAGGCCAGCCGCTCAGCCTTGCGCTGGTTGCGCGTGGTGACGTCCGAGCGGGTCAGCCGGTGGAGCCGTTCCAGGAGAGGGCCGGCGTCGGTCACGTAGCGCCGAACGGCGGAGTCGCTCCAGCCGGCCTCGCCATAGCCATAGAAGCGCATGTGCAGCTCCACCAGGCGCGCCACGGCCTTGATGGTGTCATTGTCGAAGCGGAGCGCCTTCATCCGTTTGGCGGTCAGCTTTGACCCCACCATGTCGTGGTGCCGGAAGCTGACCGCGCCGCCCGGTTCAAAGCGCCGCGTAGCCGGCTTGCCGACGTCGTGCATCAGTGCAGCGAACCGCAGCACAAAATCCGGGGCGGGCACGCCACCATCCGGCCCTGTTTCCAGCTCGGTGGCCTGCTCCAGGACCTGCAGGGAATGCTGGTAGACATCCTTGTGGCGGTGGTGCTCATCCGATTCAAGCCGCAACGCTGACACTTCCGGCAGCACGAACTCCGCCAGGCCCGTGTCCACGAGCAGGTCCACGCCCACGCGGGGGTGGGCGCCGCAGATCAGCTTGATGAGTTCATCACGGACGCGTTCGGCTGAAATGATGGCAATCCGTTCGGCCATCTGGCTCATCGCCAGCCGGACGTCGTCGTGCACTGAGATGCCGAGCTGGGACGCGAACCTGGCGGCCCGCATCATCCGGAGGGGATCGTCGGAGAAGGACGCCTCGGGCGCGCCTGGCGTGGCAAGGACCGATGCATGCAGGTCCCGGACACCTCCGAACGGGTCAACGAGTTCCAGGCTTGGCAGCCGCAGCGCCATGGCGTTGATGGTGAAGTCGCGCCGCAGCAGGTCATCAGTCAGTGACGAGCCAAATGCCACCACGGGCTTGCGGGACTCGGGATCGTAGGCTTCGGCGCGGTACGTGGTGATCTCGATCTGGAAGCCTGCCTTACGCATTCCGATCGTTCCGAACGCCCGGCCGATTTCCCAGTAGTTGTCAGCCCATTTCTTGATCAGGGCAACCGTCTGGTCCGGCGTGGCGTCGGTGGTGAAGTCAAGGTCAGGTGATGTCCGTCCCAGGAAGAGGTCCCGCACCGGCCCGCCCACCAGCGAGAGCTCATGTCCGGCGTCGACAAAGCGCTGCCCCAGCTCCAGGACCACCGGGTCCACCTGGAAGTCGACGGTGTGGGTATCAGTCTTGTGATGTGCGTGCGCCATAGTTACTTAAGCTTGTCAGACCGAATGGAAAAAGGTGGCAAAACGGCCGGAAAGCGTCAGTCCACCCCGTCTGCACAAGGCCTCTTGCCGCGTCCGCGGTCCAAGGGGCTTCATGCGGAGTCCACCTTGATGCCATGTTTCGGTCATCACGGAGGGAGAAGAGTCGTTAGAGTGGACTTCATGGCCCATCCCGTACCGAGCGCTCCCGGCAGGAGGACAAACCCACCGTTGCCGTCGGCAATCGGTGCCCACGTCGCGCCTGCCCAGCATTCGGCGCCGGCATCTCTGCCTACGGTTGAGGAAATTTCCGCCGGTGGCGTTGTGGTGGACACGTCCGACGACGAACTCCGGGTGGCAATCATTGCCCGCCTGAACAGGGGCGGACGTTTGGAATGGTGCCTGCCGAAGGGCCATCCGGAGGGCAAAGAAAACAACGAAGAGGCTGCAGTCCGCGAGATCGCTGAGGAGACCGGCATCGACGGCCGGATCCTTGCTCCGCTGGGCAGCATCGACTACTGGTTTACGGTCAGCGGCCACCGGGTTCACAAGACCGTGCACCACTACCTCCTGCGCGCCACCGGTGGTGAGCTCACCATTGAAAACGATCCCGACCAGGAAGCCGTTGACGTGGCATGGGTGCCCATCCAGGAACTCGCGCGGAAGCTCTCCTTCCCCAATGAGCGGCGCATCGCGGATCTGGCCAGGGAAGTCCTGCCCGAACACCTCTGAGGCCGCGGCTATGCCTCTAGCTCCACCTTCGGCCTGCCGGCATTGCAGCTTTAACCGTGTCCGGGTGAGACGATGAAGTCGATGCCAGCTACCAACTTCCCCTCCGACAACGCAGGCAATGCCGGTGAAGCCGAGCCTGCTGCCGTCCAACCCAGCGAAACGCGCTCCAGTGCCATCATGGCCGCCGGAACGCTGATTTCCCGCTTCCTGGGGTTCGGCAAAACCTGGATGCTCGGCATTGCCCTTGGACTGGGGTCCACTGTCAACGACACTTTCATCAACGCGAACAACCTGCCCAACCTGATCTTCCTGCTGGTTGCGGGCGGCGTCTTTAACGCCGTGCTGGTGCCCCAGATCATCAAGGCAAGCAAGGCCCCCGACAGGGGAGCGGACTACATCAGCCGACTGCTGACCCTTGCAGTGCTGCTGCTGGTGGGGCTCACGGCCCTGGTCACCCTTGCGGCCCCCTGGGTGATTGAACTGACCACGCAGGGTTACTCGCCACAGCAGAAGTCGCTTGCGGTGGCTTTTGCGTTCTGGTGCCTGCCACAGATCTTCTTCTACGGCCTGTACGCGCTCCTCACCCAGGTCCTGAACGCCAACGGAGCCTTTGGCCCTGCCATGTGGGCACCCATCCTGAACAACCTCGTGGCCATCGCGGGGCTCGGGATGTTCATCTGGATCTTCGGCGCCAACATCGCCAACCCGCACACCCTGGAAAATTGGGGTCCTTCACAGACCCTGCTCGTTGCGGGATTTTCCACCATCGGTGTGGTGGCCCAGACCGCCATCCTGCTCGTGCCTGTGTTCCGTCTGAAGCTGAAGCTGCGTCCGCGGTTTGGCTGGCGGGGAGTGGGACTTGGCCAGGCAGCAAAACTCAGCGTGTGGACGCTGCTGACTGCCGCCGTCGGGCAGCTCGCCTTCCTGTATGTCATGCGTATCGCCACGATTCCCGGGGCGGAGCGGCTCAGGCTTGAGGCTGCCGGTGATCCGGCAGCAGACATGCTGCCCGGCAACGCCGTGCTGGAGGTGGCCAGCCAGCTGTATCTGCTGCCGCACTCGATCATTGCCATTTCGCTGGCCACAGTCCTGTTCAACCGGATGACCCGTGCCTCCCAGGACGGCAACCGGGATGAGCTCCGTGATGCTCTGTCCCACGGGCTGCGCACCATGGCTGTGGCCACTGTCTTTGGCGCGTTGGCCCTCTTCGCCCTGGCCGGCCCGCTGGGCAT is a window encoding:
- a CDS encoding phytoene desaturase family protein, with product MPDVAVVGSGPNGLAAAAVMARAGLSVEVYEAAGTFGGGTRTVELMQPGHFHDVCSSVHPMALASPFFRDFELARRVDLVVPDLSFGSPLDGGRAALAYRSLDRTADGLGQDGAAYRNLMRPLVSRIGGVMDFTQHQLLRMPRDPLAAVLFGLRTLEQGSPLWNARFREDLAPTLLSGVAAHAVSHLPSLAASAAGLMLTALAHAQGWPIPVGGSASIAAALAADIKAHGGAIHTGTPVDNIKDLGAPRAILLDVAPQGLLNLAGADLPTAYRRSLESFRYGNGSCKVDFILSGPVPWAARELAGAGTVHVAGTRAELAHAENEVSSGRHPERPYVLAAQPSPFDSGRAPAGRHILWTYCHVPAGSDRDMGEAVTAQLERFAPGFLDVVVQTHVTTAAGLARYNRNYIGGDFSAGAMDVRGLLQRPVVSPVPWRTPLRGIYLCSSSTPPGPGVTGMPGFFAAKHALKDIFGLPVPHLGL
- a CDS encoding glycosyltransferase family 87 protein, whose amino-acid sequence is MQETRPPANRRRTRLVVPSRSDLLLRNFTELIGGPMGTRSAPGVVSPGIFTVERVLIILTVIAALAGIGIKGYCRANGWESPSQFYATCYSDFPELFRNRGLGEGTFPFFSQGSLFEYPVLMGLIAGATAFLVPGQGVSDDRILGYYDINATLIAAVWIVTVLATARMSNRRPWDAAMVALAPGIVFAGTINWDMWAVGMLALGMYFFSKERLLIAGVLMGLGTATKLYPVLIFGAILLLALRTGRIRAFLVTGGAALVSWLAVNVPIAAINPSGWRYFYQFTEDRPAGYSSPWFAYNLVAERLRWKILDAESINALALNIFVLACIGIAVVALTAARRPRIAQLAFLIVAAFILTNKVYSPQFVIWLIPLLALARPRWRDFLVWQGIEGLHWAAIWMYLGQVTSNGPSQHNIDMPYYVFAVAAHMLATAYLMFRVVWDIYEPTYDPIRRHDLDDPHGGPFDGAPDWLRIAVGRPAESVLPWRARSHA
- a CDS encoding histidine phosphatase family protein, with protein sequence MIAPRPQLWILRHGETEWSKSGQYTGLTDLPLTVEGEQQAVEARKVLDPVDFDLVLTSPLRRARRTAELAGFPDAQHEPLAVEWNYGDYEGVSSDLIRKDNPDYLIWTHGVPNGETLDEVAARADKIVARVLESGLDNVLIVAHGHFSRILTARWLELPPSEGRHFILGTAKVCTLGWDKKTPAIVRWGL
- a CDS encoding CCA tRNA nucleotidyltransferase, producing MAHAHHKTDTHTVDFQVDPVVLELGQRFVDAGHELSLVGGPVRDLFLGRTSPDLDFTTDATPDQTVALIKKWADNYWEIGRAFGTIGMRKAGFQIEITTYRAEAYDPESRKPVVAFGSSLTDDLLRRDFTINAMALRLPSLELVDPFGGVRDLHASVLATPGAPEASFSDDPLRMMRAARFASQLGISVHDDVRLAMSQMAERIAIISAERVRDELIKLICGAHPRVGVDLLVDTGLAEFVLPEVSALRLESDEHHRHKDVYQHSLQVLEQATELETGPDGGVPAPDFVLRFAALMHDVGKPATRRFEPGGAVSFRHHDMVGSKLTAKRMKALRFDNDTIKAVARLVELHMRFYGYGEAGWSDSAVRRYVTDAGPLLERLHRLTRSDVTTRNQRKAERLAFAYDDLEARIATLREQESLDAVRPDLDGAQIMAILALKPGPVVGRAYKFLLEERMENGPLDPDDAKSRLLEWWADQPESAPPAPETGMSPANVELSPTEEPK
- a CDS encoding NUDIX hydrolase, with translation MPSAIGAHVAPAQHSAPASLPTVEEISAGGVVVDTSDDELRVAIIARLNRGGRLEWCLPKGHPEGKENNEEAAVREIAEETGIDGRILAPLGSIDYWFTVSGHRVHKTVHHYLLRATGGELTIENDPDQEAVDVAWVPIQELARKLSFPNERRIADLAREVLPEHL
- the murJ gene encoding murein biosynthesis integral membrane protein MurJ translates to MPATNFPSDNAGNAGEAEPAAVQPSETRSSAIMAAGTLISRFLGFGKTWMLGIALGLGSTVNDTFINANNLPNLIFLLVAGGVFNAVLVPQIIKASKAPDRGADYISRLLTLAVLLLVGLTALVTLAAPWVIELTTQGYSPQQKSLAVAFAFWCLPQIFFYGLYALLTQVLNANGAFGPAMWAPILNNLVAIAGLGMFIWIFGANIANPHTLENWGPSQTLLVAGFSTIGVVAQTAILLVPVFRLKLKLRPRFGWRGVGLGQAAKLSVWTLLTAAVGQLAFLYVMRIATIPGAERLRLEAAGDPAADMLPGNAVLEVASQLYLLPHSIIAISLATVLFNRMTRASQDGNRDELRDALSHGLRTMAVATVFGALALFALAGPLGMFFSGGPRQDGVMLAQTLTLLALSTPFMSANFMMSRVFYANEDARTPFYIQLLLALVYVVGAFAIQFLPVGQIIYAIAILYMIGNILSVVISAYFLRRLLGHLDGPRIANSYIRMGYAALGSAVAGAGALWLMGSYSPDGFAWTNQGTALVTLIVVGPIMLVVYVFLLKIFHVAELRDLLRPLLGRLGRGPSAGEPETAKPGEGQSSQGAAPGQGTERSTPERATVSVDTGLIPRISGEFDAASFRAGPVPERSPMPAVPVDPETGSASGARYLPAEDVPGTAQGSLLRDEIPLPGRRTFQGKAGHNPHFKPRRPRKK